The following proteins come from a genomic window of Paenibacillus swuensis:
- the rpmF gene encoding 50S ribosomal protein L32, which translates to MAVPQRRTSKTRRDKRRTHFKLEVPGMVKCDHCGELKLSHRVCKVCGTYKAREIIKQ; encoded by the coding sequence ATGGCAGTACCTCAAAGAAGAACGTCCAAGACTCGTCGCGACAAGCGCCGTACTCACTTTAAATTAGAAGTTCCGGGCATGGTGAAATGCGATCATTGCGGAGAATTGAAATTGAGTCACCGCGTTTGCAAAGTTTGCGGAACATACAAGGCAAGAGAGATTATTAAACAATAA
- the fapR gene encoding transcription factor FapR, with amino-acid sequence MPKRQRQQQLSQHIDDNPFITDQELTRKLKVSIQTIRLDRMELGIPEVRERLKLMAERSLDPVKSLPLDEIIGEVIDLQLDQSGISIFEIKAEHVFSRTGIARGHHIFSQANSLAVGIMNAEIALTASADIRFVRSVLLEEKCVAKAYVRSNTGPSGKAKVEVFTYVGEELVFQGTFTVYRNAGLDNEESKDSNKGVDNDADRN; translated from the coding sequence CTGCCTAAACGACAACGACAACAACAACTGTCGCAGCATATCGACGATAATCCGTTTATCACCGACCAAGAATTGACGCGCAAGCTTAAGGTGAGCATACAGACGATTCGGTTGGACCGGATGGAGCTCGGTATACCTGAAGTAAGGGAACGGCTGAAGCTGATGGCGGAGCGATCATTGGATCCGGTGAAATCTTTGCCGTTAGATGAAATCATAGGTGAAGTTATCGATCTGCAACTGGATCAAAGCGGGATATCCATATTTGAAATTAAAGCGGAGCATGTGTTTTCACGTACAGGGATTGCAAGGGGACATCATATTTTCTCTCAGGCCAATTCCTTGGCGGTGGGAATTATGAATGCGGAGATTGCGCTGACAGCATCGGCGGATATCCGGTTTGTGCGTTCCGTGCTGCTGGAAGAGAAATGCGTGGCTAAAGCCTATGTCCGTTCTAATACAGGGCCAAGTGGGAAAGCTAAAGTAGAAGTATTTACATATGTCGGCGAAGAATTGGTGTTTCAGGGAACATTTACGGTGTACCGAAATGCCGGTCTGGACAACGAAGAGAGCAAAGACAGCAATAAAGGAGTGGACAACGATGCGGATCGCAATTGA
- the plsX gene encoding phosphate acyltransferase PlsX, translating to MRIAIDAMGGDAAPDMNIQGALEAAREWPDVEIILVGDEAKLKPLMTEIPSNLRVQHASEVVLPDDEPVKAVRRKKDASMVVAGRLVKEGQADAMISAGNTGALMATGLLVVGRMPGIERPALAPMIPTVDGKGVLALDLGANMDATPEHLLQYAIMGSVYRNKVHGLTKPRIGLLNVGTEEMKGNELTKGAFPLLKEAPIHFVGNVESRDVLQGNCDVLVCDGFVGNILLKTLEGTAGTIFSVLKQEFTSSLLSKLAAAVLKPGLSRFKKKLDYKEHGGAPLLGLNGLVLKSHGSSDARAIKNAVRQAREALKNDLVGSISAEISGKGAVQ from the coding sequence ATGCGGATCGCAATTGACGCCATGGGCGGAGACGCGGCGCCGGACATGAACATACAGGGTGCGTTAGAAGCGGCAAGAGAGTGGCCGGATGTTGAGATTATTCTCGTCGGGGATGAGGCGAAGCTGAAGCCGCTCATGACAGAAATACCTTCCAATTTGAGGGTACAGCACGCATCGGAGGTTGTTCTTCCGGATGATGAACCCGTTAAGGCCGTTCGCAGGAAGAAGGACGCCTCCATGGTCGTTGCGGGCAGGTTAGTGAAGGAAGGTCAGGCGGACGCCATGATTTCGGCCGGAAATACGGGCGCGCTGATGGCTACGGGATTACTTGTTGTCGGTAGAATGCCGGGAATTGAACGCCCCGCCCTGGCGCCTATGATTCCCACGGTGGACGGCAAGGGGGTTCTGGCGCTTGATCTGGGCGCCAACATGGATGCAACGCCGGAGCATCTACTTCAATACGCCATCATGGGCAGCGTTTATCGTAACAAGGTTCACGGCTTGACGAAGCCGCGCATCGGGTTGCTCAACGTCGGTACAGAGGAAATGAAAGGCAATGAGCTCACCAAGGGCGCCTTTCCTTTACTGAAGGAAGCGCCGATCCATTTTGTGGGCAATGTGGAATCACGGGATGTGCTGCAAGGCAATTGTGATGTATTGGTGTGCGACGGCTTTGTCGGTAACATTTTGCTGAAAACGTTGGAGGGCACGGCAGGCACGATTTTCTCGGTGCTGAAACAGGAATTCACCAGCTCATTGCTCAGTAAACTGGCGGCCGCGGTGTTAAAACCGGGTTTGTCGAGGTTTAAGAAGAAGCTCGACTATAAGGAGCATGGCGGAGCGCCGTTACTGGGGTTAAACGGGCTGGTGCTCAAGAGCCACGGCTCCTCGGATGCCCGTGCGATCAAGAACGCCGTGCGTCAGGCAAGGGAAGCGCTGAAGAACGACCTTGTCGGTTCAATTTCGGCGGAAATCAGCGGTAAGGGAGCGGTGCAATGA
- a CDS encoding beta-ketoacyl-ACP synthase III, with amino-acid sequence MNIIPVGVLGAGKYVPERILTNHDLEQMVDTNDEWIVSRTGIRERRLAAEEEATSDLALHASKIALEQAGITAEQLDLIIVATVTPDMYFPSTACMLQEKLGAKKAAAFDLSAACSGFIYGLANASNFIATGIYKHVLVVGAECLSRITDYTDRNTCILFGDGAGAVVLGEVPEGRGFKSFELGADGSGGELLHVRGGGSLVPSSVESVEARQHYIYMAGSEVFKFAVRIMGNAAEEALRKAGMDKSEIDLLVPHQANKRIIQSALSRLELSEDKCMVNLDRYGNMSAASIPVALAEAVEEGRLNEGDRVVLVGFGGGLTWGATVLVW; translated from the coding sequence ATGAATATCATTCCGGTAGGCGTGCTCGGGGCCGGCAAGTATGTGCCCGAACGGATTCTAACAAACCACGATCTGGAGCAGATGGTGGATACGAATGACGAATGGATCGTCAGCAGGACGGGTATTCGTGAACGGCGGTTGGCGGCGGAGGAAGAAGCTACGTCGGATTTGGCGCTTCATGCAAGCAAGATCGCGCTGGAGCAAGCAGGAATTACCGCGGAACAGCTGGATCTTATTATCGTCGCAACGGTTACGCCAGATATGTATTTCCCTTCAACGGCATGTATGTTGCAGGAAAAGCTCGGGGCTAAGAAGGCCGCCGCGTTCGATTTGTCCGCCGCTTGCTCCGGTTTTATTTACGGTTTGGCCAATGCATCCAACTTCATCGCTACAGGAATATACAAACACGTTCTGGTTGTGGGGGCCGAGTGTCTTTCGCGAATTACGGATTATACAGACCGCAATACGTGCATTTTGTTTGGGGACGGCGCGGGAGCTGTTGTGCTTGGCGAGGTGCCGGAGGGACGGGGCTTCAAGTCCTTTGAACTCGGCGCCGACGGTTCCGGCGGGGAACTGTTGCACGTTCGCGGAGGAGGATCATTGGTACCCTCCAGTGTGGAAAGCGTCGAAGCTCGCCAGCACTATATTTATATGGCGGGCAGCGAGGTATTCAAGTTTGCTGTGCGTATCATGGGGAACGCGGCGGAGGAAGCGCTTCGTAAAGCAGGCATGGACAAATCGGAGATCGATTTGTTGGTGCCGCATCAGGCGAACAAGCGTATCATCCAATCGGCGCTTAGCCGGCTCGAATTGAGCGAGGACAAGTGCATGGTGAATCTGGACCGCTACGGCAATATGTCGGCGGCATCCATTCCGGTTGCGCTGGCTGAAGCGGTGGAGGAAGGACGCTTGAACGAGGGAGACCGGGTCGTACTGGTCGGCTTCGGAGGCGGCTTGACTTGGGGAGCCACGGTTCTGGTCTGGTAG
- the fabD gene encoding ACP S-malonyltransferase has translation MGLIAFVFPGQGAQAVGMGKDVYDHHAAGRERFDRADAALGFKLTELIFNGPEEELKITYHTQPALLATSIALMDAFAAQGIQPDYVAGHSLGEYSALVAAGVLRFEDAVTAVRKRGEFMEQAVPGGAGAMAAVLGAEREALTSLCADISAGGTAVELANVNCPGQIVVSGTAAGVASVVERGKEAGAKRVIPLEVSGPFHSSLMQPAAQRLQDTLAGIEMSPAAAPVVANVTARPVTEPAEIRRLLVEQVSSPVLWEDSVRWLIEQGVDTFVEIGSGSVLAGLIKKIDRNVRVLSVNSLETAEAAGELIRS, from the coding sequence ATGGGGTTAATCGCATTTGTATTTCCCGGCCAAGGCGCGCAGGCGGTTGGCATGGGCAAGGATGTATACGATCATCATGCGGCCGGTCGTGAGCGGTTTGACCGAGCTGACGCTGCATTAGGGTTTAAGCTTACCGAACTTATATTTAACGGTCCTGAAGAAGAATTAAAGATTACGTATCATACGCAGCCCGCTCTGCTTGCAACCAGCATCGCATTGATGGACGCGTTCGCCGCGCAAGGAATACAACCCGACTATGTCGCGGGTCATTCCCTGGGCGAGTACAGCGCGCTTGTCGCCGCCGGCGTGCTCCGCTTTGAAGACGCCGTTACGGCGGTCCGAAAGCGCGGCGAGTTCATGGAGCAGGCCGTGCCCGGTGGGGCGGGGGCGATGGCTGCGGTGCTGGGCGCGGAGCGAGAGGCGTTAACCTCGCTCTGCGCGGATATTTCCGCGGGCGGGACAGCGGTCGAACTGGCCAATGTGAATTGTCCCGGCCAGATCGTTGTATCCGGTACCGCCGCGGGTGTAGCCTCTGTCGTAGAACGCGGCAAGGAAGCCGGCGCCAAGCGGGTCATCCCGCTTGAGGTGAGCGGCCCGTTCCACTCCTCGCTCATGCAGCCTGCCGCGCAGCGGCTGCAAGACACCTTGGCCGGCATCGAGATGTCGCCGGCCGCTGCCCCGGTCGTGGCCAATGTAACGGCACGACCGGTGACGGAGCCTGCTGAAATCCGCAGACTCCTGGTAGAGCAAGTGTCCTCCCCTGTACTATGGGAGGACTCAGTCCGCTGGCTTATCGAACAGGGTGTCGATACCTTCGTGGAGATCGGCTCCGGCTCGGTGCTCGCCGGATTAATCAAGAAAATTGACCGCAATGTGCGCGTCCTCTCCGTGAATTCGCTTGAGACAGCTGAAGCGGCCGGGGAGCTTATCCGGTCCTAG
- the fabG gene encoding 3-oxoacyl-[acyl-carrier-protein] reductase yields the protein MQKLEGKVALVTGASRGIGRAIALALAEAGADVAVNYAGSENAAGAVVQAIETMGRKAVKIRADVASAADVEDMMKRVMESFGKIDILVNNAGITRDNLLMRMKEEEFDAVINTNLKGVFNCVKAVTRPMMKQRSGRIINISSVVGVLGNPGQVNYVAAKAGVIGLTKAAARELASRGITVNAVAPGFIETDMTDKLSGETKDALLGQIPLSRLGKPEDIAHAVLFLAGDDSSYMTGQTIHVDGGMYM from the coding sequence ATGCAGAAACTGGAAGGCAAGGTAGCTTTGGTTACCGGTGCTTCCCGAGGCATCGGGAGAGCGATTGCTTTGGCGCTCGCCGAGGCCGGCGCGGATGTGGCCGTGAACTACGCGGGCAGTGAAAATGCGGCCGGCGCTGTGGTTCAGGCCATTGAAACGATGGGGCGGAAAGCCGTCAAGATTCGTGCGGATGTGGCTTCGGCCGCAGATGTCGAAGATATGATGAAGCGGGTTATGGAAAGCTTCGGAAAAATCGATATTCTGGTGAATAATGCCGGAATAACACGGGATAACTTGTTAATGCGGATGAAAGAAGAGGAGTTTGACGCCGTCATTAACACTAACCTTAAAGGTGTGTTCAACTGTGTCAAAGCCGTAACCCGGCCGATGATGAAACAACGCTCAGGCCGTATTATCAACATTTCATCGGTTGTAGGTGTGTTGGGCAACCCGGGTCAGGTTAACTATGTCGCTGCCAAAGCCGGTGTCATCGGTTTGACGAAAGCTGCGGCAAGGGAACTGGCTTCGCGGGGAATTACGGTTAATGCCGTGGCGCCGGGATTCATAGAAACCGATATGACCGATAAGCTTTCGGGGGAAACCAAGGATGCGTTATTGGGACAAATACCGCTCTCCCGTTTGGGTAAACCTGAGGATATCGCTCATGCCGTGTTGTTCCTTGCGGGGGATGACTCCTCCTATATGACAGGCCAGACCATTCATGTAGACGGCGGCATGTACATGTAA
- a CDS encoding acyl carrier protein has protein sequence MSDVLERVKRIVIDRLGVDEAEVTTEASFKDDLGADSLDVVELVMELEDEFDMEISDEDAEKITTVGEVVKYIQSHT, from the coding sequence ATGTCCGATGTATTAGAGCGTGTAAAGCGTATCGTTATTGATCGTCTAGGAGTTGACGAGGCTGAAGTTACTACCGAAGCATCTTTCAAAGATGACTTAGGCGCTGACTCTCTCGACGTTGTAGAACTGGTTATGGAGCTAGAGGACGAGTTCGATATGGAAATTTCCGATGAGGATGCTGAGAAGATTACTACTGTAGGAGAAGTTGTGAAATACATACAATCTCATACGTAA
- the fabF gene encoding beta-ketoacyl-ACP synthase II, with product MKHRVVVTGMGVVTSLGSDLETLWNNLLEGKSGVSVVEAFDVSDYPTRIASSVKDFDPEQYMDKKEARRMDRFVQFGLAASLLALRDAKLDVKNDTDPERVGVIVGSGIGGLGTWEDQHAILLEKGPKRVSPFFIPMMIANMASGQISMSTGAKGPNTAAVSACATGTHSIGDSFKMIQRGDADVMICGGAEATIRPTGMAGFCSMRAMSTRNEEPEKASRPFDVDRDGFIMGEGAGVMIIESLEHAQKRGAKIYAEIVGYGMSADAHHMTEPDPAGAARCMVKAIKDAGLEPTDVDYINAHGTSTPVGDKSETNAIKQAFGDHAYKLAVSSTKSMTGHLLGAAGGVEGVICGLALEHQTIPPTANLENQDPECDLDYVPNVPRKANLDVVMSNSFGFGGHNATIILKKYEA from the coding sequence TTGAAACATAGAGTAGTGGTGACAGGTATGGGGGTTGTGACGTCTTTAGGTTCAGATCTGGAGACATTATGGAACAACCTGCTGGAAGGTAAATCCGGGGTGTCGGTGGTAGAGGCGTTCGACGTCAGCGATTACCCGACAAGAATTGCATCTTCTGTGAAGGACTTCGATCCCGAACAATACATGGATAAGAAAGAAGCGCGCCGGATGGACCGGTTCGTGCAATTCGGTTTGGCCGCAAGCTTGCTGGCGCTTCGCGACGCGAAGCTGGATGTGAAGAATGATACGGATCCTGAACGGGTAGGCGTTATTGTCGGTTCCGGCATCGGGGGATTGGGCACTTGGGAAGATCAACACGCCATTCTGCTCGAGAAAGGTCCGAAACGGGTATCGCCGTTCTTCATTCCGATGATGATAGCTAACATGGCGTCCGGTCAAATTTCCATGTCCACAGGAGCCAAGGGACCTAACACAGCCGCGGTTTCCGCGTGTGCTACGGGAACCCATTCCATCGGGGATTCGTTCAAAATGATTCAGCGCGGGGACGCGGATGTCATGATTTGCGGCGGTGCGGAAGCGACGATTCGTCCGACAGGCATGGCAGGCTTCTGCTCCATGCGGGCGATGTCCACTCGCAATGAAGAACCTGAGAAAGCCAGCCGACCGTTCGATGTGGACCGCGACGGGTTTATCATGGGCGAGGGCGCCGGTGTCATGATCATTGAATCATTAGAGCATGCGCAGAAACGCGGCGCGAAGATTTATGCCGAGATCGTCGGTTACGGGATGAGCGCGGATGCGCATCATATGACCGAACCGGATCCGGCCGGTGCCGCGCGCTGTATGGTTAAAGCAATCAAGGATGCCGGCCTGGAGCCGACTGATGTGGATTACATTAATGCGCACGGCACATCGACCCCTGTGGGCGACAAATCGGAGACGAATGCCATTAAACAGGCGTTCGGCGACCATGCTTACAAGCTGGCTGTATCTTCGACCAAGTCTATGACAGGACATTTACTAGGTGCCGCGGGCGGCGTGGAAGGCGTTATTTGCGGTCTGGCTTTGGAACATCAGACGATTCCGCCTACTGCGAATCTGGAGAACCAAGATCCCGAATGTGATTTGGATTATGTTCCGAATGTCCCGCGTAAGGCGAATCTGGACGTGGTGATGTCCAATTCATTCGGTTTCGGCGGTCATAATGCAACGATTATTCTTAAGAAATACGAGGCGTAA
- the rnc gene encoding ribonuclease III gives MQRDLKHLQSKLNIRFLEPALLTQAFTHSSYVNEHRMTHSDDNERLEYLGDAVLELTVSEFLFRNFPDKPEGELTKLRASVVCEPSLVGFAEDLEFGMYVLLGKGEEQTGGRTRPALLADVFESFIGALYLDQGLLAVQQFLDRHLFPKLSSAAKLQNKDFKTQLQELTQSYNMGALEYRIVGETGPAHEREFVSEVFMDEQRLGRGTGRSKKEAEQQAASEALRTIAQSARLDA, from the coding sequence ATGCAACGCGATCTTAAACATCTGCAATCCAAACTAAACATACGGTTTCTCGAGCCCGCGCTGCTGACGCAAGCCTTCACGCACTCGTCTTATGTAAATGAACACCGGATGACCCATTCGGATGACAATGAGCGTCTGGAATATTTGGGCGACGCTGTGCTTGAACTGACGGTATCCGAATTCCTGTTCCGAAATTTTCCGGATAAGCCGGAAGGCGAGCTGACCAAGCTGCGCGCATCTGTAGTATGCGAGCCTTCATTAGTCGGATTCGCAGAGGATCTTGAATTCGGGATGTATGTGCTTCTGGGTAAAGGCGAAGAACAGACAGGGGGACGTACAAGGCCGGCGTTGTTGGCTGACGTATTTGAATCCTTTATAGGCGCTTTATATTTGGATCAAGGCCTACTTGCCGTTCAACAGTTTCTGGACAGACATCTGTTTCCTAAACTTTCATCCGCAGCTAAGCTTCAGAACAAGGATTTCAAGACTCAATTGCAGGAGCTTACGCAGTCATACAATATGGGCGCGTTGGAATACCGGATTGTTGGAGAGACAGGACCCGCGCATGAAAGGGAGTTCGTGTCGGAAGTATTTATGGACGAACAACGATTAGGGCGGGGGACCGGCCGTTCCAAGAAAGAAGCCGAGCAGCAAGCGGCTTCCGAAGCGTTAAGAACGATCGCCCAGTCCGCCCGATTGGACGCTTGA
- the smc gene encoding chromosome segregation protein SMC, with the protein MFLKRVELSGFKSFADKTELEFVQGITAVVGPNGSGKSNISDSIRWVLGEQSAKSLRGGKMEDIIFAGSDARKAVNYAEVSLTLDNHDEALKLDFSEVTVTRRVHRSGDSEYFINKQGCRLKDITELFMDTGIGKEAYSIIGQGRIEEILSTRSEDRRGIFEEASGIVKYKSRKKDAGRKLEDTEQNLLRIHDLVSELEDQIEPLREQSSKAVQFKQLKEELKTSEISMYVHQIEQIHESWAEANERLNILQTEQLELSTVVSKHDAHLEQHRSETRRLELELDELQTSLLSISAELEKSEGQGEVLKERSKYLVQNRLQLLQMVEVGEKRIEERRTEQTGYRDKYNAISSELNRLQSTLRSEEERLLGVTGGTSSDTEEKLRGDLLDKLNQSAQARNEIRYMEQQMESAQRRMSRLNDDHGRLAEQQKKLETRKKDLSAKLTDCIASLSESKNAYVAASQSIQSKQELLETAQSTIRKWEQKTDALVSRKDTMTEMQNDFDGFMHGVKEVLKARNRENGLRGVLGAVAELIKVPARIELAVETALGGALQHVVMEGESSAREAIAFLKRRQLGRATFLPLDVIKERYIPESEHRGLQGASGFVGVGAELVSSEPEYRNIVGNLLGNVIIAETLEDANRIAAKCQYRYRVVTLEGDIVNAGGSMTGGSMQKKNTSLLGRQRQIDELIQEIHKSQEQISQLQAQIARMKQEIIGETTQLEQSREAGEQARIIEQQLLAELKQLEGELTQLAPQLELHSQDRGQHEAEVKEYRARKKDLEQSLIVLQSEEQQVQQAIRDAELSRKASESAKDELQAYMTDLKVQVATLTQEKQSLQDQLKRITSELQQQDQELELNRSQLEQVAEDIEENQQQAVRQTEDVNTYKIRKKQCADQLEFKRAERAGWLKRLEEGENETREQRVQLKQVEEQLRQTEVKVNRLDVELENLLRKLSEDYELSYELAKERYPVPEDVSGVQQIVRDLRRTIGALGEVNLGAIEEFQRVHERYEFLNVQKNDLIEAKTALYQVIREMDEEMSKRFRSSFDAIRSHFVVVFAKLFGGGRADLILSEPGNLLETGIDIIAQPPGKKLQNLQLLSGGERALTAIALLFAILLVKPVPFCVLDEVEAALDEANVARFAQYLREFSELTQFIVVTHRKGTMEEADVLYGVTMEEGGVSKLVSVKLDDEAAVSA; encoded by the coding sequence ATGTTTTTGAAAAGAGTGGAATTATCCGGATTTAAATCGTTCGCGGACAAGACTGAACTGGAATTCGTCCAAGGCATCACAGCCGTAGTCGGCCCGAACGGAAGCGGTAAGAGCAATATCAGCGATTCCATTCGTTGGGTGCTCGGCGAGCAGAGCGCCAAATCGCTCAGAGGCGGCAAGATGGAGGATATTATCTTCGCCGGCAGCGACGCGCGTAAAGCGGTTAACTATGCGGAAGTATCCCTGACACTGGACAATCACGATGAAGCGCTGAAGCTGGATTTCAGCGAGGTGACGGTAACCCGAAGAGTGCATCGCAGCGGGGACAGCGAATATTTTATCAATAAACAAGGATGCCGATTGAAAGATATTACGGAGCTTTTTATGGACACAGGGATCGGCAAAGAAGCTTATTCCATTATCGGACAAGGCCGAATCGAAGAAATCCTGAGCACACGGTCAGAGGATCGCAGAGGAATCTTTGAAGAGGCTTCCGGTATTGTCAAATATAAATCCCGCAAGAAAGATGCAGGGCGCAAGCTGGAAGATACCGAGCAGAATCTGCTTCGGATTCATGATCTCGTGTCCGAGTTGGAGGATCAGATTGAACCTTTGCGGGAACAATCCTCCAAAGCTGTGCAGTTTAAGCAGTTGAAGGAAGAGCTGAAAACCAGCGAAATTTCAATGTACGTCCATCAGATCGAGCAAATTCATGAGTCTTGGGCAGAAGCGAATGAACGGTTGAACATATTGCAAACCGAGCAACTGGAATTGTCCACCGTCGTTTCGAAGCATGACGCGCATCTGGAACAGCATCGATCGGAAACCAGGCGGCTGGAACTGGAGCTGGATGAACTGCAGACCTCATTGCTCTCGATCAGTGCGGAACTTGAGAAAAGCGAAGGGCAAGGCGAGGTTCTCAAGGAACGCAGCAAATACCTCGTGCAGAACCGTCTGCAGTTATTGCAAATGGTTGAAGTGGGCGAGAAGCGAATTGAAGAGCGGCGGACGGAACAAACGGGTTACCGGGATAAGTATAACGCGATTAGCAGCGAACTGAACCGTCTTCAATCCACGTTACGGTCCGAAGAGGAGCGTTTGCTTGGGGTAACCGGCGGGACGAGCAGCGATACGGAAGAAAAGCTCCGGGGCGACCTGCTGGATAAGTTAAACCAGTCCGCTCAAGCCCGCAATGAAATACGGTACATGGAACAGCAGATGGAATCGGCGCAACGTCGAATGTCCCGGTTGAATGATGATCACGGGCGGCTGGCCGAACAACAGAAGAAGTTGGAGACACGCAAGAAAGATTTGAGCGCCAAGCTAACGGACTGTATTGCATCATTATCCGAAAGCAAGAATGCCTACGTTGCGGCTTCCCAAAGCATCCAGAGTAAGCAAGAGTTACTTGAAACCGCTCAAAGCACCATTCGTAAATGGGAGCAAAAGACGGATGCGCTCGTTTCCCGTAAAGATACGATGACCGAGATGCAGAATGATTTCGACGGTTTTATGCACGGTGTTAAAGAAGTGTTGAAAGCACGAAACCGGGAAAACGGACTTCGGGGCGTTCTGGGTGCGGTAGCCGAGTTGATTAAAGTTCCTGCCCGGATTGAGCTGGCCGTGGAAACGGCGTTGGGCGGAGCGTTGCAGCACGTGGTCATGGAAGGTGAAAGCAGCGCCCGCGAAGCGATCGCCTTCCTGAAACGGCGGCAACTCGGCCGTGCGACATTCCTCCCGTTGGATGTTATTAAAGAGCGGTACATACCTGAATCCGAGCATCGCGGTCTTCAAGGAGCAAGCGGTTTTGTCGGTGTTGGGGCAGAACTGGTAAGCAGCGAACCCGAATATCGTAACATTGTAGGGAACTTGCTGGGCAATGTGATTATTGCGGAAACTCTGGAAGACGCGAACCGCATAGCGGCCAAGTGCCAATACCGCTATCGTGTCGTTACGTTAGAAGGCGATATTGTAAATGCCGGCGGTTCCATGACCGGTGGTTCAATGCAGAAGAAGAATACTAGTCTGCTGGGGCGTCAACGGCAGATAGATGAATTAATTCAAGAAATTCACAAATCGCAGGAGCAAATCTCGCAGTTGCAGGCTCAGATTGCACGAATGAAACAAGAAATTATAGGCGAGACCACACAGCTGGAGCAATCGCGCGAGGCAGGTGAGCAAGCCCGCATTATCGAACAACAATTGTTGGCAGAGTTGAAACAGTTGGAGGGCGAATTAACCCAGCTTGCTCCGCAGCTAGAACTGCACTCGCAGGATCGCGGTCAACACGAGGCGGAAGTGAAAGAGTATCGCGCGCGGAAGAAGGACTTGGAGCAGTCCTTAATCGTATTACAAAGCGAGGAACAGCAGGTTCAGCAAGCGATACGCGACGCGGAGCTCTCCAGGAAGGCCAGCGAATCAGCCAAAGACGAGCTGCAGGCCTACATGACAGATTTGAAAGTTCAGGTAGCTACGCTCACGCAAGAGAAGCAGTCCTTGCAGGATCAGCTAAAGCGGATTACAAGCGAGTTGCAACAGCAGGATCAGGAGCTTGAGCTGAACCGCAGCCAACTGGAGCAGGTTGCCGAAGATATTGAGGAGAATCAGCAACAAGCGGTCCGTCAGACGGAGGACGTGAACACGTATAAAATCCGGAAGAAGCAATGCGCGGATCAGTTGGAGTTTAAGCGTGCCGAGAGGGCGGGTTGGTTGAAACGACTGGAAGAGGGAGAGAACGAAACACGTGAGCAACGGGTACAGTTAAAGCAAGTGGAGGAACAGCTGCGGCAGACGGAAGTCAAGGTGAACCGACTGGATGTGGAATTGGAAAACTTACTTAGAAAGCTGTCCGAGGATTACGAGCTCAGTTACGAGCTTGCCAAGGAAAGATATCCTGTCCCTGAGGATGTTAGCGGCGTTCAGCAGATTGTCAGAGACTTGAGACGGACCATCGGAGCGCTCGGCGAAGTCAACCTGGGAGCCATTGAGGAGTTTCAGCGTGTCCATGAAAGGTATGAATTCCTGAACGTTCAGAAGAATGACCTGATTGAAGCCAAGACCGCGCTATATCAGGTTATTCGCGAGATGGACGAAGAGATGTCCAAGCGGTTCCGAAGCTCCTTTGATGCGATTAGGTCACACTTTGTGGTCGTCTTCGCCAAATTGTTCGGAGGAGGCCGTGCGGATTTAATTCTTTCGGAGCCCGGAAACCTGTTGGAAACAGGCATTGATATTATTGCTCAACCTCCCGGTAAGAAGCTGCAGAATTTACAGTTGCTCTCCGGCGGGGAAAGAGCTCTGACCGCGATCGCTTTACTGTTTGCCATTCTTCTTGTGAAGCCGGTGCCCTTCTGTGTGCTGGATGAGGTCGAAGCGGCATTGGACGAAGCGAATGTGGCCAGATTTGCTCAATATCTGAGGGAGTTCTCGGAATTGACTCAGTTTATCGTAGTGACCCACCGTAAAGGGACGATGGAAGAAGCGGATGTGCTGTATGGCGTCACGATGGAAGAAGGCGGCGTGTCAAAGCTGGTTTCCGTAAAATTAGATGATGAAGCGGCCGTGTCGGCTTAA